From the Fulvia fulva chromosome 2, complete sequence genome, one window contains:
- a CDS encoding Membrane protein PTM1, whose protein sequence is MKGWVRVAVLLLWQLLGAQAAEMQIDQKDANRQVCSGMYSKKSWGGEVDPFILVKFVKPDNIPEGQDPIVSLVVFEWQDRPLIGRIDANDPQQEQLYLCDEAAKAEGLCGDDDLGGFILAKNATQSSKSLIRSEAIHLKDPGAVNYAVKRTGYYCVSTAAYSVESYVGVVEFRNAFGELPAAQIAKLPFYAAVTIVYAFMAMGWGVLYWMHRSDILAVQNYITAILVFLVIEMFMTWLFYDFQNRHGLNAGAKALLVVTSVLSAARNSFSFFLLLIVCMGYGVVKHTLGKTMWYVRALAITHFVFGVIYAIASLSVTPENAGPLVLLVVLPLAGTLTAFYIWTLNSLNYTMKDLTERKQTIKAGMYRKLWWCILTSIIVIFIFFFVNSWTFAGQSATDFVPNHWQSRWFILDGWLNLVAFFDVAFVAYVWRPTANNRRFAMSDEIAQDDDGFEIASIRDSMDIDDDLELGGPGESKPPPYDAPRATSSANRDASPLPAPIPTKPAPLPRESLDGETIFAVGDEDKFSDDEDDDDVGEGKRLTGKSS, encoded by the exons ATGAAGGGGTGGGTGAGAGTGGCAGTCCTGCTGCTATGGCAGCTGCTAGGCGCTCAGGCTGCCGAGATGCAGATC GACCAGAAAGACGCGAACCGACAAGTATGCTCCGGCATGTACTCGAAGAAGTCTTGGGGAGGCGAGGTCGATCCGTTCATCCTCGTCAAGTTCGTGAAGCCGGACAATATACCCGAAGGCCAGGACCCAATTGTCAGCTTGGTTGTATTTGAGTGGCAGGACAGACCTTTGATCGGCAGAATTGATGCCAATGATCCGCAGCAAGAG CAACTGTACCTCTGCGATGAAGCCGCGAAGGCGGAAGGACTTTGCGGCGACGACGATCTTGGAGGTTTCATCCTTGCCAAGAACGCTACCCAATCATCAAAATCCCTCATACGCTCCGAGGCCATTCATCTCAAGGATCCAGGCGCCGTCAACTACGCTGTCAAGAGGACTGGTTACTACTGTGTCAGCACAGCTGCATACAGCGTGGAATCATACGTTGGTGTTGTGGAGTTCAGGAATGCTTTCGGCGAGCTCCCAGCAGCACAGATTGCTAAGCTGCCGTTCTATGCGGCTGTCACAATCGTCTACGCCTTCATGGCCATGGGTTGGGGAGTGCTGTACTGGATGCATCGATCCGACATTCTTGCTGTGCAGAACTACATCACCGCCATCTTGGTGTTCCTGGTCATTGAGATGTTCATGACATGGCTCTTCTACGACTTCCAGAACCGACACGGCCTCAATGCAGGAGCCAAAGCGCTTTTGGTTGTGACCTCCGTTTTGAGTGCTGCGAGGAACAGCTTTTCATTCTTCCTGCTGCTTATTGTTTGCATGGGATATGGTGTCGTGAAGCACACTCTTGGCAAGACGATGTGGTATGTGCGAGCCCTGGCCATCACGCACTTCGTCTTTGGCGTCATTTATGCCATTGCATCGCTTTCAGTCACACCAGAAAATGCTGGACCTCTGGTACTGCTGGTGGTTCTGCCACTGGCTGGCACTCTGACAGCCTTCTACATCTGGACACTTAACAGCCTGAACTACACAATGAAGGACCTCACCGAGCGGAAGCAAACGATCAAGGCCGGCATGTACCGCAAGCTATGGTGGTGCATCTTGACCAGTATCATCGTCatcttcatcttcttctTTGTCAACAGCTGGACGTTCGCAGGGCAGAGCGCAACCGACTTTGTGCCAAATCACTGGCAATCCAGGTGGTTTATCCTTGATGGGTGGCTCAACCTAGTCGCCTTTTTCGATGTGGCCTTTGTTGCCTACGTGTGGCGGCCAACAGCGAACAACAGAAGGTTCGCAATGTCTGACGAG ATCGCGCAAGACGACGACGGCTTTGAGATTGCATCGATCAGGGACTCGATGGACATTGATGATGACCTCGAACTTGGTGGGCCTGGCGAATCGAAGCCTCCTCCGTATGATGCACCGAGAGCAACATCATCTGCTAACAGAGATGCATCGCCTCTGCCGGCACCCATACCGACAAAGCCCGCGCCTCTGCCGCGCGAATCATTAGATGGTGAGACGATCTTCGCTGTGGGCGATGAGGACAAGTTCTCAGACGACGAAGACGATGATGATGTTGGTGAAGGGAAGCGATTGACTGGAAAGTCTAGTTAA
- a CDS encoding Amino-acid permease BAT1 translates to MDAVKRRFSGGKQSISNNHAAADADLAKMGYKSELPRSLSMLSVLGLSFAIMAVPFGLSTTFYVTLVDGQSVTIIWGWVLVSLISLSIAASLGEICAVYPTAGGVYYWSAMMATKKYAPVASWITGWLNLVGNWTVTLSINFSGAQLILSAITLWREDWTANTWQTVLCFWAVMLVCFLINAFGAKYLDLINKVCIYWTAASVIIIMVTLLAMSDNYRSGEFVFSHYDASSSGWPSGWAFFVGLLQAAYVLTGYGLVAAMCEEVQNPAREVPKAMVLSVAAAGVTGVVYLIPILFVLPDIQILLDVASGQPIGLLFKTVTGSAAGGFGLLFLILGILMFAGTGALTASSRCCYAFARDGGVPGSRWLGTTNSKLDVPIWALAASTVVDCLLGLIYFGSTAAFNSFTGVATICLSTGYGLPILVSVLRKRKMVKHSTFSLGKFGFFINIVCLCWITLAIVLFCMPVSLPVTASSMNYASVVFMGFASISMIWFFISGRKNFTGPPVVQDADPTLEGKPTPIEVDGEMGLDTDTKLPMKEY, encoded by the exons ATGGACGCCGTCAAACGACGCTTCTCTGGCGGGAAGCAATCAATATCCAACAACCATGCAGCAGCCGACGCAGACCTGGCGAAGATGGGCTACAAGAGTGAATTACCACGATCACTCAGTATGCTGTCGGTCCTCGGTCTTTCCTTCGCCATCATGGCCGTACCATTCGGTCTCTCGACGACGTTCTACGTCACCTTAGTCGACGGACAAAGCGTTACCATCATTTGGGGCTGGGTTCTGGTCTCCTTGATCTCGCTGTCGATCGCAGCGTCTCTGGGTGAGATCTGCGCCGTGTATCCTACTGCTGGAGGTGTATACTACTGGTCTGCAATGATGGCGACGAAGAAGTACGCCCCCGTAGCAAGCTGGATCACAGGGTGGCTGAATCTGGTCGGGAACTGGACCGTGACGCTATCAATCAATTTTTCTGGAGCGCAATTGATTTTGAGTGCGATCACGCTATGGAGAGAAGACTGGACAGCGAATACATGGCAGACAGTGCTCTGCTTCTGGGCTGTGATGCTGGTCTGCTTCTTGATCAACGCTTTCGGCGCAAAGTACCTCGATCTCATCAACAAGGTCTGTATCTACTGGACCGCGGCGAGTGTGATCATTATCATGGTTACACTTCTTGCGATGTCCGACAACTATCGCTCGGGCGAATTTGTCTTTTCTCACTATGATGCAAGCTCTTCTGGCTGGCCCAGCGGATGGGCTTTCTTCGTTGGTCTGCTTCAAGCTGCGTATGTGCTCACTGGATACGGGCTGGTCGCAGCGATGTGTGAAGAAGTGCAGAATCCAGCACGAGAAGTGCCGAAGGCTATGGTGTTATCAGTAGCGGCTGCTGGAGTCACTGGTGTCGTCTATCTCATTCCGATTCTGTTCGTGCTGCCAGACATCCAGATCCTGCTCGATGTGGCGAGCGGACAGCCTATCGGATTGCTGTTCAAGACTGTGACAGGTTCTGCTGCTGGAGGTTTCGGTCTCCTGTTCCTCATCTTGGGCATTCTGATGTTTGCTGGAACTGGCGCCCTCACAGCTTCGAGTCGCTGCTGCTACGCCTTTGCACGGGATGGTGGTGTGCCGGGGAGTCGCTGGCTAGGCACGACGAACAGTAAGCTGGATGTCCCTATTTGGGCGCTGGCCGCATCAACGGTCGTTGATTGCTTGCTCGGACTGATCTACTTTGGCTCCACTGCGGCATTCAACAGCTTCACAGGTGTTGCCACCATCTGTCTGTCCACAGGATATGGTCTTCCCATCTTGGTCTCAGTTCTGCGAAAGCGGAAGATGGTGAAGCATTCCACGTTCTCGCTAGGGAAATTTGGCTTCTTCATCAACATTGTCTGTCTCTGCTGGATTACGCTGGCTATTGTGCTGTTCTGCATGCCTGTCAGCTTACCA GTAACAGCAAGTTCCATGAACTACGCTTCTGTGGTATTTATGGGTTTCGCATCCATCAGTATGATCTGGTTTTTCATTTCTGGTCGTAAGAACTTCACTGGTCCTCCGGTAGTGCAAGATGCAGATCCGACCCTCGAAGGCAAGCCAACGCCCATTGAAGTGGACGGAGAGATGGGTCTCGACACAGACACAAAGCTTCCAATGAAGGAGTACTGA
- a CDS encoding Extracellular metalloprotease, with protein MKSFTIAALAALSAVASALSGGNITSFTDPATGKTIRHFDCDVNRGKASTHFNETVKFFLRNSRRPVSGGSSASLVKRQTLSPALNVKVYMHLVTTVAKKGLLTEDNAKAQLEALNKAYTPIGLTFTLAGTTIDANDAWSVGDGTSMDDLKKARRQGTYQDLNLYFHSDLSGGVLGTCTLPSQVTKQTLPSQYFSDGCNINAETMPGREMTGYNKGMTAVHETGHWLGLLHTFEGYSCTGDGDSIADTPAQSTSTDGCPTKPPKDSCPDQTGVDSIQNYMDYSSDDCYEAFTPGQVTRIQNMWKTYRAGF; from the coding sequence ATGAAGAGCTTCACGATTGCGGCCTTGGCAGCCTTGTCTGCTGTGGCGTCAGCGTTAAGCGGCGGCAACATCACCTCCTTTACAGATCCAGCGACAGGCAAGACGATCCGGCATTTCGACTGCGACGTTAATCGAGGGAAGGCTAGCACGCACTTCAACGAGACGGTGAAGTTCTTCCTTCGCAACTCAAGGAGGCCTGTCTCGGGCGGTAGCAGTGCATCACTGGTAAAACGACAGACTCTCAGTCCAGCTCTCAATGTGAAGGTGTATATGCATCTAGTCACGACGGTAGCCAAGAAAGGTCTTCTCACAGAAGACAACGCAAAGGCGCAGCTCGAGGCACTGAACAAGGCATACACCCCAATCGGCCTCACCTTCACCCTCGCAGGTACGACGATCGATGCCAACGATGCTTGGTCTGTCGGTGATGGCACTTCCATGGACGATCTCAAGAAGGCTCGCCGTCAAGGTACATACCAAGACTTGAACCTGTACTTCCACTCCGATCTTTCCGGCGGCGTACTTGGTACCTGTACTCTGCCCTCGCAGGTCACCAAGCAGACGCTCCCCTCGCAATACTTCTCAGACGGATGCAACATCAATGCTGAGACGATGCCAGGACGAGAAATGACAGGATACAACAAGGGCATGACAGCGGTTCACGAGACCGGACACTGGCTGGGCTTGCTACACACATTCGAGGGATACTCTTGCACTGGCGATGGCGACAGCATTGCAGATACTCCAGCGCAAAGCACCAGTACTGATGGATGCCCAACCAAGCCACCAAAAGACAGCTGCCCTGACCAGACCGGTGTTGACTCGATTCAAAATTACATGGACTACTCATCTGACGACTGCTACGAGGCCTTCACACCAGGACAAGTCACCAGAATACAGAACATGTGGAAGACTTATCGTGCTGGTTTCTGA
- a CDS encoding RNA-binding protein rsd1: MAAPLDIADLLEREEKKAKDRLRQAQLGTDGGGDQVMAETTPEPELKSSRDPRRLDRPADLDSPRTSKPDDETRRDWSSKDRYTNEREENDERRARRSREDEANGGSDKESANGSVRSKRRSRSPRPDSRRGHRDRRDDYYRPGARSSVDRDDDFHYRPKGDRRRDDRPRSRDRGSGRDRGGRDDRDRRGGGGRGERGDRDSRRSPQGGKPTEPTDDERDRRTVFVQQLAARLRSRELKDFFEQAGSVVDAQIVKDRVSGRSKGVGYVEFKEEESVQKAIALTGQKLLGIPIIAQLTEAEKNRQARTTEGTATQSNGIPFHRLYVGNIHFSITEDDLKNVFEPFGELEFVQLQKEEAGRSKGYGFVQFIDPTQAKEALEKMNGFELAGRPIRVGLGNDKFTPESTQSLLQRFGGGQANTQGSSFSGMGGRGAHAGGTGNFDRTTARDVDKTGGASALDDTDVGGVNFSNYSRDALMRKLARTDEPEQKMAPKTQQVKKAVVEQPTATRCVLLKNMYDQNTETDPNWQDELKEDVKGECDEKYGKVVHIGLALDNNDGEIYIKFDRVQGGENAIRGLNGRWFGGRMITAQYVVDAVYHMNFPKAAQV; the protein is encoded by the exons ATGGCCGCACCACTAGACATCGCCGACCTTCTCGAGCGCGAGGAAAAGAAGGCAAAAGACAGGCTCAGACAGGCACAACTCGGCACAGATGGCGGCGGCGATCAGGTCATGGCCGAGACAACACCAGAGCCTGAGCTCAAATCAAGCCGCGATCCGCGTCGACTGGACCGCCCTGCCGACCTCGACTCACCACGCACAAGCAAGCCCGACGACGAAACCCGGCGTGATTGGTCCTCGAAAGACAGGTATACGAACGAGCGGGAAGAGAACGACGAGCGCCGCGCCCGGCGATCCCGCGAGGATGAAGCGAACGGCGGCAGTGACAAGGAAAGTGCTAATGGAAGTGTGCGCAGCAAGCGTAGAAGTCGCTCACCAAGGCCAGATAGCCGTCGTGGACACCGGGACCGCCGAGATGACTACTACCGTCCTGGAGCGAGATCCTCAGTCGATCGCGATGATGACTTTCATTACCGCCCCAAAGGAGATCGTCGTCGTGACGACCGACCACGTAGCAGAGACCGCGGCTCTGGTCGGGATCGTGGTGGACGCGATGACCGTGATCGTCGTGGTGGTGGTGGACGTGGTGAGCGTGGTGATCGCGATTCCCGTCGTTCTCCACAAGGCGGCAAACCAACTGAGCCAACTGATGATGAGCGCGACAGGCGTACCGTTTTTGTGCAGCAACTTGCTGCTCGTCTCCGATCTCGTGAGCTTAAGGACTTCTTTGAGCAGGCTGGATCCGTGGTGGATGCACAAATCGTGAAAGATCGTGTCAGTGGACGCTCTAAAGG TGTAGGATACGTTGAGTTCAAAGAAGAGGAGTCTGTACAAAAGGCTATTGCACTTACCGGGCAGAAGCTACTGGGCATTCCTATCATTGCACAGCTCACCGAAGCAGAAAAGAACCGCCAAGCGCGCACCACCGAGGGTACCGCTACCCAGTCGAACGGCATTCCCTTCCACCGCCTTTATGTTGGCAATATCCACTTCTCCATCACCGAGGACGACCTGAAGAACGTCTTTGAGCCATTTGGCGAACTCGAGTTCGTACAACTGCAAAAGGAAGAGGCTGGACGCTCGAAAGGATATGGCTTCGTTCAGTTCATCGACCCAACTCAGGCCAAGGAGGCTCTCGAGAAGATGAATGGCTTCGAGCTCGCTGGTCGTCCAATTCGTGTTGGGCTCGGTAACGATAAGTTCACCCCAGAGTCCACGCAGTCTCTCCTGCAGCGATTTGGAGGCGGGCAAGCCAACACTCAGGGGTCATCCTTCTCCGGGATGGGTGGCCGCGGTGCTCACGCTGGTGGTACAGGCAACTTCGACCGAACGACGGCTCGTGACGTCGACAAGACTGGCGGTGCTAGTGCACTCGACGATACTGACGTCGGTGGTGTCAACTTCAGCAACTACAGTCGTGATGCGCTCATGCGTAAGCTGGCGCGTACTGACGAACCAGAGCAGAAAATGGCTCCAAAGACTCAACAGGTTAAGAAGGCTGTTGTCGAACAGCCCACTGCTACCCGCTGTGTGCTCTTGAAGAACATGTACGACCAGAACAC AGAGACTGACCCGAACTGGCAAGACGAGCTCAAGGAAGACGTCAAGGGCGAATGTGACGAGAAGTATGGCAAGGTCGTTCACATCGGCCTTGCACTCGACAACAACGATGGCGAAATCTACATCAAATTTGACCGTGTCCAGGGCGGCGAGAACGCTATTCGAGGTCTCAACGGCCGGTGGTTCGGCGGACGCATGATCACCGCTCAGTACGTGGTCGATGCAGTCTACCACATGAACTTCCCAAAGGCCGCGCAGGTGTAG